A portion of the Corynebacterium occultum genome contains these proteins:
- a CDS encoding DUF6802 family protein, which translates to MAWWLGLHGLDEVPEWSGEGDLEEGILHLRVDGRQWRLSALGESAILADENGMTIYADIDGDGQVDHISTVHADGAFEVWSTDPEVAAWGLAAGFVPGEAESSVRDNDGWGLPSDGTPEMGDPEGVLDHVRGEWICVERG; encoded by the coding sequence ATGGCGTGGTGGCTCGGTCTGCATGGTCTCGATGAGGTTCCGGAATGGTCGGGGGAGGGGGATCTGGAGGAGGGAATACTGCACCTGAGGGTCGACGGGAGGCAGTGGCGGTTATCGGCCCTGGGGGAGTCGGCGATCCTGGCCGATGAAAATGGAATGACCATCTACGCCGATATTGACGGTGATGGGCAGGTCGACCACATCTCAACCGTGCATGCCGACGGTGCTTTTGAGGTATGGTCCACCGATCCGGAGGTGGCCGCCTGGGGGCTGGCGGCGGGTTTTGTTCCGGGCGAAGCGGAATCCTCCGTTCGGGACAATGACGGCTGGGGATTACCCTCAGACGGTACCCCCGAAATGGGTGACCCAGAAGGCGTTCTAGATCACGTTAGGGGGGAGTGGATATGTGTAGAGCGGGGGTAA
- a CDS encoding DUF3054 domain-containing protein produces the protein MNKPAVPVMLDVLAIALFALLARMAHQSEDMPLNFNGWLSTLWPFLIGVALSWVLILVLKWEGRLLVPAGVSAWVITVLTGLVIWSIRNEGIPHWSFIMVATIMSGVLMLGWRGVAKVSRKVTV, from the coding sequence GTGAATAAGCCCGCAGTTCCCGTCATGCTGGATGTCCTGGCTATTGCGCTGTTCGCGCTCCTGGCGCGCATGGCGCATCAGAGCGAAGATATGCCGTTGAACTTCAACGGCTGGCTCTCCACCCTCTGGCCCTTCCTCATCGGTGTGGCACTGAGCTGGGTGCTGATTCTCGTTCTCAAGTGGGAGGGTCGGCTGCTGGTACCTGCCGGTGTCAGTGCCTGGGTCATCACCGTGCTCACCGGCCTGGTGATCTGGTCGATCCGTAATGAGGGGATCCCCCACTGGTCCTTCATCATGGTCGCCACCATCATGTCTGGTGTGCTGATGCTCGGTTGGCGTGGTGTGGCGAAGGTGTCCCGGAAAGTCACCGTCTAG
- a CDS encoding cellulase family glycosylhydrolase, with protein sequence MADPEKSGGGGGAGEGRRGKGDYFAWLTTAVAVLLSTYLVWNILTPAGGEGPEVEMPEAPAAGCTRLGIAGPAAWEKMSEEEFRRMLEEQVTLGATWIRVSASWHAMERIQGELYWDALDMRIEAIADAGLRPLLLIHTLPTWVEGFGTLGSGAAQQYGDFAGAVAQRYGEHIEAYEIWNEPNIERFWPDPSPAAYAEMLVDAAPKIRAADPSATLVAGGVAPAINVAGESYSAYTFLEELHELGAMQQVDAIAVHPYSYPERPSGMSRWNTFHQLASFKKMMRRYGDPKPIWLTEFGAPTAGQGGVGEQEQAAMIAEALHLSWPDPMLGPLFIYTMYDLDFGAEDRESHFGIMYGPGDPKAAFTQLREAAEQCHEDLGER encoded by the coding sequence GTGGCTGATCCGGAGAAATCCGGTGGCGGGGGAGGGGCGGGCGAAGGCAGGCGCGGGAAGGGTGACTACTTTGCCTGGTTGACCACTGCCGTGGCGGTGCTGCTCTCTACCTACCTGGTCTGGAACATCCTCACCCCGGCAGGTGGGGAGGGGCCGGAGGTGGAGATGCCGGAGGCCCCCGCCGCCGGCTGCACCAGGCTCGGCATCGCGGGGCCCGCCGCCTGGGAGAAGATGAGTGAAGAGGAATTCCGGAGGATGCTTGAGGAGCAGGTCACCCTCGGAGCAACCTGGATCCGGGTTTCCGCCAGTTGGCATGCCATGGAACGCATACAGGGGGAGCTCTACTGGGACGCGCTGGACATGCGGATCGAGGCGATCGCTGACGCTGGCCTACGCCCCCTCCTGCTCATCCACACCCTGCCCACCTGGGTGGAGGGGTTCGGCACCCTGGGTAGTGGCGCCGCCCAGCAGTACGGTGACTTCGCCGGGGCGGTGGCACAGCGGTACGGCGAGCACATCGAGGCATATGAGATTTGGAATGAACCCAATATTGAACGTTTTTGGCCCGATCCCAGCCCCGCCGCCTATGCCGAAATGCTTGTCGACGCCGCGCCCAAGATCCGCGCCGCCGACCCCTCCGCCACCCTGGTGGCCGGGGGAGTGGCCCCCGCCATCAATGTTGCCGGTGAGTCCTACTCGGCCTACACCTTCCTCGAGGAACTTCATGAACTCGGAGCCATGCAGCAGGTCGACGCCATCGCCGTCCACCCCTACTCCTATCCGGAACGGCCCTCCGGCATGTCCCGGTGGAACACCTTCCACCAACTTGCCAGCTTCAAGAAAATGATGCGCCGCTATGGGGATCCGAAACCGATCTGGCTCACCGAATTTGGTGCCCCCACCGCCGGACAAGGTGGGGTGGGGGAGCAGGAACAGGCCGCCATGATTGCTGAGGCTCTCCACCTCAGCTGGCCGGACCCCATGTTGGGGCCACTGTTCATCTACACCATGTATGACCTCGACTTCGGGGCGGAGGACCGCGAATCCCACTTCGGGATCATGTACGGGCCCGGTGACCCCAAAGCCGCCTTCACTCAGTTGCGGGAAGCGGCGGAACAGTGCCATGAGGACCTGGGGGAGCGGTGA
- a CDS encoding cellulase family glycosylhydrolase, giving the protein MNSLSLAGTSLILAATTFFGALSSSSGATGAGDPGTGYADDAGGTHATCQSLGVAAPADWEYMSDREFRDMLDEQVAMGSQWIRVSAIWKDIEYRKGSYDWSGLDSRMAAISDAGLKPLMLIHQWPNWVEGFGVIGSGAAGDYADFAEQVALRYGDQARAYEIWNEPNLERFWPNPSPDAFAELLAAAGPRLQAADPSAEVLSGGLAPATDDPGYSISGKTFMTRLYELGANEHVTGLAMHPYSYPERPTGTSDWNSFNQLHKLRDLMDSHGDGHKQVWLTEYGAPTGGNRGVGEREQAAMVTEAVELAAGSSNLGPVFLYTMYDIDLGASDPESHFGLMKAPGQPKQAYNALQDMSENCAF; this is encoded by the coding sequence GTGAACAGCTTAAGTCTCGCCGGCACATCGCTGATCCTGGCCGCCACCACCTTCTTCGGCGCGCTCAGCTCATCCTCCGGCGCCACCGGAGCGGGCGATCCCGGCACCGGTTATGCCGACGACGCCGGGGGAACGCACGCAACCTGCCAGTCCCTCGGGGTCGCAGCTCCCGCGGACTGGGAGTACATGAGTGACCGTGAATTCCGCGACATGCTCGATGAGCAGGTGGCCATGGGATCCCAGTGGATCCGGGTCTCCGCCATCTGGAAGGACATTGAGTACCGCAAGGGCAGCTATGACTGGAGTGGGCTGGATTCCCGCATGGCAGCCATCTCCGATGCCGGCCTCAAGCCGCTGATGCTCATCCATCAGTGGCCCAACTGGGTCGAAGGTTTCGGTGTCATCGGCAGCGGTGCGGCAGGGGACTACGCGGACTTCGCCGAGCAGGTGGCCCTGCGCTACGGCGATCAGGCCCGGGCCTATGAAATCTGGAATGAGCCCAACCTCGAACGCTTCTGGCCCAACCCCAGCCCGGATGCCTTCGCTGAACTGCTCGCCGCCGCCGGTCCCCGCCTCCAGGCAGCCGACCCCTCCGCCGAAGTCCTCTCCGGCGGACTGGCACCGGCCACCGATGACCCCGGTTACTCCATCTCCGGCAAGACCTTCATGACCCGCCTCTATGAACTCGGCGCCAATGAACACGTCACCGGCCTGGCGATGCACCCCTACTCCTACCCGGAACGTCCCACCGGCACCTCCGATTGGAACAGTTTCAACCAGCTGCACAAGCTGCGCGACCTGATGGACTCCCACGGTGACGGGCACAAGCAGGTCTGGCTCACCGAATATGGCGCACCCACCGGCGGCAACCGGGGTGTCGGGGAGCGGGAACAGGCCGCTATGGTCACCGAGGCGGTGGAGCTTGCCGCCGGATCCTCCAACCTGGGTCCGGTGTTCCTCTACACCATGTACGACATCGACCTCGGGGCCAGTGATCCGGAGTCCCACTTCGGGCTGATGAAGGCCCCGGGGCAGCCCAAACAGGCCTATAATGCGCTGCAGGACATGAGTGAGAACTGCGCTTTCTGA
- the trmB gene encoding tRNA (guanosine(46)-N7)-methyltransferase TrmB, with the protein MNNADIPENNSANPEPAAENVAAGNDRRPLKSEFDDDLDYPRLGSVGFRRGTLTENQEATWEANWPRLGRELSDEFIDVPAWFGREGSRTILEIGSGTGTSTAAMAPVEAGNNVIAVEIYRPGLAKLLGAVVRNDIENVRMVRGDGVEVLNRMFPEASLDGVRIFFPDPWPKARHHKRRIIQSGTLNLIASRLKPGGVLHVATDHAEYAEWISELVNVEPKLEYMGWPWEDCPQLTDRQVITKFEGRGLDLDHTITEFLWRRTSD; encoded by the coding sequence ATGAATAACGCTGATATCCCTGAAAATAACTCGGCAAACCCGGAACCGGCAGCCGAGAACGTGGCGGCGGGCAATGACCGTCGCCCCCTGAAGTCCGAATTCGACGATGACCTCGACTATCCCCGTCTGGGTTCCGTCGGTTTCCGGCGCGGCACCCTGACCGAGAACCAGGAGGCCACCTGGGAGGCGAACTGGCCGCGCCTGGGCCGTGAGCTCAGCGATGAATTCATCGACGTCCCGGCCTGGTTCGGCCGCGAAGGCTCCCGCACCATCCTGGAGATCGGTTCCGGCACCGGCACCTCCACCGCCGCCATGGCACCGGTGGAGGCAGGTAATAATGTCATCGCCGTGGAGATCTACCGCCCCGGTCTGGCGAAGTTGCTGGGCGCTGTGGTCCGTAATGACATTGAGAATGTCCGCATGGTCCGGGGTGACGGTGTCGAGGTGCTCAACCGGATGTTTCCGGAAGCCTCCCTCGACGGGGTCCGTATCTTCTTCCCGGATCCCTGGCCCAAGGCCCGCCACCACAAGCGTCGCATCATTCAGTCCGGCACCCTGAACCTGATCGCCTCCCGCCTGAAGCCGGGCGGGGTCCTGCATGTGGCCACCGATCACGCGGAGTACGCGGAGTGGATCAGCGAACTGGTCAATGTGGAACCGAAGCTGGAGTACATGGGGTGGCCCTGGGAGGACTGCCCGCAGCTGACGGACCGTCAGGTCATCACCAAGTTCGAGGGACGCGGTCTGGACCTGGACCACACCATCACAGAGTTCCTGTGGCGTCGCACCAGTGACTAG
- a CDS encoding lysylphosphatidylglycerol synthase transmembrane domain-containing protein, translating into MRSIGKVLNNAWVRWLVPLTILALLAFLFRGRLHFIGEGFAALQEAHPLGVILGITAILISFFAMSEVMHLLLRAGGTYISRVDTNALTYASNAWSATFPGGPAFAAVLTFQVQRKWGASVILCSWFFVLSSALSTMWLVVLGIAGVFFLGANISLLSLSLTLAGMLLLSGVMYWAAQNPFYVGRILQSLLPKMNRLLRRDPRAGVDTAMRHINQMDTVKLTLRQFAGISLWSLLNRLFDIATLWACVWAVTGSVPILSPEADNTTVVGVMLAYVTAKIAGSVQATPGGLGPVEAALITTLVATGMTVIDATAAVIIYRLISLLLMTVLGWIIYLTYFVRKGFNARAATDTRTGETRPAKTRPAESRAQAIKPRTRDESKSTPRPTRGADAAAIDSKQRRPKEK; encoded by the coding sequence ATGCGGAGTATCGGGAAGGTCCTCAACAACGCCTGGGTGCGGTGGCTCGTACCACTGACCATCCTGGCGTTACTGGCCTTCCTCTTCCGTGGCCGCCTGCACTTCATCGGGGAGGGTTTCGCCGCACTGCAGGAGGCCCACCCACTGGGCGTGATCCTCGGGATCACCGCCATCCTGATCTCCTTCTTCGCCATGTCCGAGGTCATGCACCTGCTGTTGCGTGCCGGCGGCACCTATATCAGCCGGGTGGACACCAATGCCCTGACCTACGCCTCAAATGCCTGGTCCGCCACCTTCCCCGGTGGACCCGCCTTCGCCGCGGTGCTCACCTTCCAGGTGCAGCGTAAATGGGGTGCGAGTGTCATTCTCTGCTCCTGGTTCTTCGTCCTCTCCTCCGCCCTGTCCACCATGTGGCTGGTGGTGCTCGGCATCGCCGGGGTCTTCTTCCTCGGTGCGAATATCAGCCTCCTCTCCCTGAGTCTGACCCTGGCCGGGATGCTCCTGCTGTCCGGGGTGATGTACTGGGCGGCACAGAACCCCTTCTATGTGGGGCGGATCCTGCAAAGCCTGCTGCCCAAGATGAACCGGCTGCTGCGCCGTGACCCCCGCGCCGGGGTGGACACCGCGATGCGGCACATCAACCAGATGGACACCGTCAAGCTCACCCTCCGCCAATTTGCGGGTATCTCCCTCTGGTCGCTGCTCAACCGCCTCTTTGATATCGCCACGCTGTGGGCCTGCGTCTGGGCCGTCACCGGTTCCGTGCCGATCCTGAGTCCCGAAGCTGACAACACCACCGTCGTCGGTGTGATGCTCGCCTATGTCACCGCCAAGATCGCCGGCTCGGTGCAGGCGACCCCCGGCGGGTTGGGCCCGGTGGAGGCCGCACTGATCACAACTCTGGTGGCAACCGGCATGACGGTCATTGACGCCACCGCCGCCGTGATCATCTACCGGCTGATCTCCCTGTTGCTGATGACCGTGCTCGGCTGGATCATCTACCTCACCTACTTCGTGCGCAAGGGATTCAATGCGCGGGCTGCTACAGACACCAGGACCGGGGAGACCAGGCCAGCAAAGACCAGGCCAGCGGAGAGCAGGGCCCAGGCAATTAAGCCCCGGACCCGGGATGAGAGCAAGAGCACCCCGAGGCCGACGCGGGGGGCGGACGCTGCGGCGATAGACTCGAAGCAGCGTCGTCCTAAGGAGAAGTAA
- a CDS encoding NYN domain-containing protein has product MSDLHENTHNYSSKTSGGPQNLLLVWDAPNLDMGLGAILGGRPTAAYRPRFDAIGRWLLAEAAHLSQAGGVHIEPEATVFTNVAPGGADVIRPWVEALRNVGFAVFAKPKLEEDTDVDPDMLAHIRRRHSEGLLQGVVVASADGQNFRETLEELATEGLQVTVIGFHEHASWAVTSDSIEFLDLEEIPGVFREPLPRISLDSLPDEGAWLQPFRPLSALLQNRH; this is encoded by the coding sequence ATGAGTGATCTTCACGAAAACACCCATAATTACTCCTCCAAAACTTCCGGCGGCCCGCAGAATCTGCTGCTGGTCTGGGATGCCCCAAACCTGGACATGGGTCTGGGTGCGATCCTGGGTGGCCGCCCCACCGCCGCCTACCGCCCACGTTTCGATGCCATCGGCCGTTGGCTCCTGGCCGAGGCCGCCCACCTCTCCCAGGCGGGGGGTGTCCATATTGAGCCGGAGGCCACGGTCTTCACCAATGTGGCCCCCGGTGGCGCGGATGTGATCCGTCCCTGGGTGGAGGCGCTGCGCAATGTCGGTTTCGCGGTCTTCGCCAAGCCGAAGCTGGAGGAGGACACCGATGTCGATCCGGACATGCTCGCACATATCCGACGTCGCCACTCCGAGGGCCTGCTGCAGGGCGTGGTCGTGGCCAGTGCCGACGGCCAGAACTTCCGGGAGACCCTGGAGGAACTGGCGACGGAGGGCCTGCAGGTCACCGTCATCGGTTTCCACGAGCATGCCTCCTGGGCGGTCACCTCGGACAGCATCGAGTTCCTCGATCTGGAGGAGATTCCGGGTGTCTTCCGGGAACCGCTGCCGCGTATCAGCCTGGATTCCCTGCCGGATGAGGGTGCCTGGCTGCAGCCTTTCCGCCCCCTTTCCGCGCTGCTGCAGAACCGCCACTAG
- a CDS encoding MMPL family transporter has product MFEKWGELTYRYRKVVPWVIIATILVVHLAFGMRLGERMSQEGWEDPGADSTIASVIELDTFGRDDSGDVILQFEAPEGITLNDPTLFNILATHLRELKAEHPEQIAHVTSYFDTRNAQLITEDGTTAFAAIGLVGDGEQTLKDFRAIEDQLVGDPPEGVTVTVAGATAVADALDDGMSADILRAEVIALPVVAILLLFVFGSVVAATMPLIVGVLSILGSLGILSIIAGFAQINVFSQSVVTLLGLGLAIDYGLFMVSRFREELDKGRDVRSAVVVTTATAGSTVVFSAAMVAVALSSLLLFPQAFLKSVAYGAISAVGLAALLSITVLPAIFGMLGHNIDKWSVRRTSRQARRLEDTIWYRIPAWSMKHAKLVTAGIALALLALTFPIIGIKLGGINETYLPPDNETRVAQEQFNENFPQFRTEPIKLVVTNATNDQLVQVYQQANQVSGLTGRFSPSTATQEGTTVLSAGIEDREQNAQVIEQLRQIEAPEGVEIYIGGTPAMEVESIEALFEKLPWMALYMVVATFILMALVFGSVVLPAKAVIMSVLGLGATLGILTLMFVDGVGSSLFNFSPGPLMSPVLVLIIAIVYGLSTDYEVFLVSRMVEARDKGASTDEAIRTGTARTGSIITAAALIMIVVAAAFGFSEIVMMKYIAFGMIAALFLDATVIRMLLVPAVMHLLRDDNWWAPGFVKTAYAKLGHGAEPTALALDGAPKPPAPEPALVGAPTAAAATAAASPEPKPEPEPVAEKVAEDVDKNGEPIYEAEIVEENESAYQGRRRRNTEAVPFAELMKRLELERQKRGEIEK; this is encoded by the coding sequence TTGTTCGAGAAATGGGGAGAGCTCACCTACCGCTACCGCAAGGTGGTGCCCTGGGTCATCATCGCCACAATCCTGGTGGTGCACCTGGCTTTCGGGATGCGCCTGGGCGAGCGGATGAGCCAGGAGGGTTGGGAGGATCCGGGCGCGGATTCCACCATTGCCTCCGTCATCGAGCTGGACACCTTCGGCCGGGATGACAGTGGGGATGTGATCCTGCAGTTTGAGGCACCGGAGGGGATCACCCTGAATGATCCCACCCTCTTCAACATCCTGGCCACGCACCTCCGGGAACTCAAAGCCGAACATCCCGAACAGATCGCCCATGTGACCAGCTACTTTGATACCCGCAACGCCCAGCTGATCACGGAGGACGGCACCACCGCCTTCGCCGCGATCGGCCTGGTGGGGGATGGGGAGCAGACCCTGAAGGATTTCCGGGCGATTGAGGATCAGCTGGTCGGCGATCCCCCGGAGGGTGTGACCGTCACGGTGGCGGGTGCCACCGCGGTTGCCGACGCCCTGGATGACGGCATGTCCGCCGATATCCTCCGCGCCGAGGTCATCGCCCTGCCGGTGGTGGCCATCCTGCTGCTCTTCGTCTTCGGTTCGGTGGTGGCGGCCACCATGCCGCTGATCGTGGGTGTGCTCTCCATCCTCGGTTCCCTGGGCATTCTCTCCATCATCGCCGGTTTCGCCCAGATCAATGTCTTCTCCCAGTCGGTGGTCACCCTGCTGGGGCTGGGTCTGGCCATCGACTACGGCCTGTTCATGGTCTCCCGGTTCCGGGAGGAACTGGACAAGGGGCGGGACGTGCGCAGTGCGGTGGTGGTCACCACCGCCACCGCAGGCTCCACGGTGGTCTTCTCCGCGGCGATGGTCGCGGTGGCACTCTCCAGCCTGCTGCTCTTCCCGCAGGCCTTCCTGAAGTCGGTGGCCTATGGTGCGATCTCTGCGGTCGGCCTGGCCGCACTGTTGTCGATCACGGTGCTGCCGGCGATCTTCGGCATGCTGGGCCACAACATCGACAAGTGGTCGGTGCGCCGCACCTCACGTCAGGCCCGCCGCCTGGAGGACACCATCTGGTACCGGATCCCGGCCTGGTCGATGAAGCACGCGAAGCTGGTCACCGCCGGCATCGCCCTGGCACTGCTCGCCCTGACCTTCCCGATCATCGGCATCAAGCTGGGCGGCATCAACGAGACCTACCTGCCGCCGGACAATGAGACCCGGGTGGCGCAGGAGCAGTTCAACGAGAACTTCCCCCAGTTCCGCACCGAGCCGATCAAATTGGTGGTCACCAACGCCACCAATGATCAACTAGTACAGGTGTACCAGCAGGCCAACCAGGTGTCGGGCCTGACGGGTCGTTTCTCCCCCTCCACCGCCACCCAGGAGGGCACCACCGTTCTTTCCGCCGGCATCGAGGACCGTGAGCAAAATGCCCAGGTCATTGAGCAGCTCCGCCAGATCGAGGCACCCGAGGGTGTCGAGATCTACATCGGCGGCACCCCGGCCATGGAGGTCGAGTCCATCGAGGCACTCTTTGAGAAGCTGCCCTGGATGGCGTTGTACATGGTGGTGGCCACCTTCATCCTCATGGCACTGGTCTTCGGTTCGGTGGTCCTGCCAGCCAAGGCGGTGATCATGTCGGTCCTGGGCCTGGGCGCCACCCTCGGCATCCTGACCCTGATGTTCGTCGACGGGGTCGGTTCCTCACTGTTCAACTTCTCCCCCGGCCCACTGATGAGCCCGGTGCTGGTGCTGATCATCGCCATCGTCTACGGCCTCTCCACCGACTATGAGGTCTTCCTCGTCTCCCGGATGGTGGAGGCCCGCGACAAGGGAGCGAGCACCGATGAGGCGATCCGCACCGGCACCGCCCGCACCGGTTCGATCATCACCGCCGCCGCACTGATCATGATCGTGGTGGCTGCCGCTTTCGGCTTCTCCGAGATCGTGATGATGAAGTACATCGCCTTCGGCATGATCGCCGCCCTCTTCCTCGACGCCACGGTCATCCGCATGCTGCTGGTCCCCGCCGTGATGCACCTCCTGCGGGATGACAACTGGTGGGCACCCGGCTTCGTCAAAACCGCCTACGCCAAACTCGGACATGGCGCGGAACCCACCGCCCTTGCGCTTGACGGCGCCCCGAAACCCCCTGCCCCGGAGCCTGCCCTGGTCGGTGCCCCCACCGCGGCGGCGGCCACGGCCGCGGCTTCCCCTGAGCCCAAGCCGGAGCCGGAGCCGGTCGCCGAGAAGGTGGCCGAGGACGTCGATAAGAATGGCGAACCGATCTACGAGGCGGAGATCGTGGAGGAAAACGAAAGCGCCTACCAGGGGCGTCGCCGCCGCAACACGGAGGCGGTACCCTTCGCGGAGTTGATGAAACGACTGGAGCTGGAACGGCAGAAGCGCGGGGAGATCGAAAAATAA
- a CDS encoding phosphoenolpyruvate carboxykinase (GTP), translating into MMTTAIKGLKSPAPTENEELLKWIAEAVELFEPESVVFVDGSQEEWDRMAAELVDAGTLIKLNEEKRPNSYLARSNPSDVARVESRTYICSETGEGAGPTNNWAPPAAMKEEMRTHYKGSMRGRTMYVVPFCMGPITDPEPKLGVQLTDSEYVVMSMRIMTRMGSEALEKLGQVGSFVKCLHSVGAPLEPGQEDVPWPCNDTKYITQFPETKEIWSYGSGYGGNAILAKKCYALRIASVMAREEGWMAEHMLILKLINPEGKPYHIAAAFPSACGKTNLAMIRPTIPGWKAEVVGDDIAWLKFREDGQLYAVNPENGFFGVAPGTDYASNPVAMQTMEPGNTLFTNVALTDDGDVWWEGMDGEKPAHLIDWKGNDWTPESGEKAAHPNSRYCVAIEQCPVAAPEFNDWKGVKIDAILFGGRRPDTVPLVTQTYDWEHGTMVGSLLASGQTAASAEAKVGTLRHDPMAMLPFMGYNAGEYLQNWIDMGEKGGDKMPPIFLVNWFRRGEDGRFLWPGFGENSRVLKWVVDRIEGRVEADATVVGNTARAEDLDLEGLDTPIEDIKEALTAPAEQWARDLDDNEAYLTFLGPKVPNEVHEQFAALKKRVESALK; encoded by the coding sequence GTGATGACCACTGCGATCAAGGGATTGAAATCCCCCGCACCCACCGAGAACGAAGAACTGCTGAAGTGGATTGCTGAAGCTGTTGAGCTCTTCGAGCCGGAGTCTGTGGTCTTTGTCGATGGCTCCCAAGAGGAGTGGGATCGCATGGCCGCAGAGCTGGTTGATGCGGGCACCCTGATCAAGCTGAACGAGGAAAAGCGTCCGAACAGCTACCTCGCTCGCTCTAACCCTTCGGATGTCGCCCGCGTTGAGTCGCGTACCTACATCTGTTCCGAGACCGGGGAAGGCGCTGGCCCGACCAATAACTGGGCACCGCCGGCCGCGATGAAGGAGGAGATGCGCACTCATTACAAGGGCTCGATGCGTGGTCGTACCATGTACGTCGTTCCCTTCTGCATGGGCCCGATCACCGATCCGGAGCCGAAGCTGGGTGTTCAGCTCACCGACTCCGAGTACGTCGTCATGTCCATGCGCATCATGACCCGCATGGGTTCCGAGGCCCTGGAGAAGCTGGGCCAGGTCGGCTCCTTCGTCAAGTGCCTCCATTCCGTCGGCGCTCCGCTGGAGCCGGGCCAGGAAGATGTTCCGTGGCCCTGCAACGACACCAAGTACATCACCCAGTTCCCGGAGACCAAGGAAATCTGGTCCTACGGTTCCGGTTACGGCGGCAACGCTATCTTGGCCAAGAAGTGCTACGCCCTGCGTATCGCCTCCGTCATGGCGCGGGAAGAGGGTTGGATGGCTGAGCACATGCTCATCCTGAAGCTGATCAACCCCGAGGGCAAGCCGTACCATATTGCGGCCGCATTCCCCTCTGCCTGCGGTAAGACCAACCTGGCCATGATCCGCCCGACCATCCCGGGCTGGAAGGCTGAGGTGGTCGGCGATGACATCGCATGGCTGAAGTTCCGTGAGGACGGCCAGCTCTATGCCGTCAACCCGGAGAACGGTTTCTTCGGTGTCGCACCGGGCACCGACTACGCCTCCAACCCGGTCGCAATGCAGACCATGGAGCCGGGCAACACCCTGTTCACCAACGTCGCACTAACCGACGATGGTGACGTCTGGTGGGAGGGCATGGACGGCGAGAAGCCGGCCCACCTCATCGACTGGAAGGGCAACGACTGGACCCCCGAGTCCGGCGAGAAGGCCGCCCACCCGAACTCCCGCTACTGCGTCGCCATCGAGCAGTGCCCGGTCGCCGCACCGGAGTTCAACGACTGGAAGGGTGTCAAGATCGACGCCATTCTCTTCGGTGGACGTCGCCCCGACACCGTGCCGCTGGTCACCCAGACCTACGACTGGGAGCATGGCACCATGGTCGGTTCCCTGCTGGCCTCCGGTCAGACCGCTGCCTCTGCTGAGGCCAAGGTCGGTACCCTGCGCCACGACCCGATGGCAATGCTGCCCTTCATGGGCTACAACGCCGGCGAGTACCTGCAGAACTGGATCGACATGGGTGAAAAGGGTGGCGACAAGATGCCCCCGATCTTCCTGGTCAACTGGTTCCGTCGTGGCGAAGACGGCCGTTTTCTGTGGCCTGGCTTCGGCGAGAACTCCCGCGTCCTGAAGTGGGTCGTGGACCGCATCGAGGGCCGCGTCGAAGCTGATGCCACCGTCGTCGGTAACACCGCCCGCGCTGAGGACCTGGATCTCGAAGGCCTGGACACCCCCATCGAAGACATCAAGGAAGCACTCACCGCTCCGGCTGAGCAGTGGGCCCGCGACCTCGATGACAACGAGGCATACCTCACCTTCCTCGGCCCCAAGGTGCCGAATGAGGTTCATGAGCAGTTCGCAGCGCTGAAGAAGCGCGTCGAGAGTGCCCTGAAGTAA